A section of the Rubritalea squalenifaciens DSM 18772 genome encodes:
- the pgsA gene encoding CDP-diacylglycerol--glycerol-3-phosphate 3-phosphatidyltransferase — protein sequence MNLPNSITLFRLILTAIFIAVASFDAPWAYTVALVSFIIAAISDWLDGYLARKMNLVTALGKLLDPLADKVLVAAGFVYLSKMNFCPVWVTCLIIAREFMVTGLRQIAVEKGVVIAADRLGKWKTTFQLVFIIGTLTHLAFKTLNPENPLVYFFQFLSSPATYVIPATLWIAVALTLISGYNYIYKNRSLLKNN from the coding sequence GTGAATTTACCGAACTCCATCACCCTATTCCGACTCATCCTGACAGCCATTTTCATTGCCGTGGCCTCCTTTGATGCGCCTTGGGCATACACCGTTGCCCTCGTGAGTTTCATTATCGCCGCCATCTCCGATTGGCTCGACGGCTATTTGGCACGAAAGATGAACTTGGTCACAGCCCTTGGCAAGCTTCTCGACCCACTGGCCGACAAGGTCTTGGTAGCGGCTGGTTTCGTTTACCTTTCCAAAATGAATTTCTGCCCGGTCTGGGTGACCTGCCTCATTATTGCCCGTGAGTTCATGGTGACAGGCCTACGCCAGATTGCGGTGGAGAAAGGCGTGGTCATTGCGGCGGACCGTCTCGGCAAATGGAAGACCACCTTCCAACTGGTTTTCATTATAGGCACCCTGACCCATCTTGCCTTTAAGACACTGAATCCTGAAAATCCGCTTGTCTATTTCTTCCAGTTCCTTTCCAGTCCCGCCACTTATGTGATCCCTGCTACCCTCTGGATAGCTGTGGCTCTGACACTCATTTCCGGCTATAATTACATCTACAAGAATCGTAGCCTTCTGAAAAACAACTAA
- the nagA gene encoding N-acetylglucosamine-6-phosphate deacetylase — protein sequence MSTLIKNTHIISPEVEIENGAILIENGVIKAVFKAGDSLPDADTVYDAEGNYSFPGFIDIHAHGADTKDVCDNDVESIRHIAKKKLEEGVTTWLPTTLTQPQAKLLEIAGKCAEYMAKQEFAKTPGLHVEGPFINVSKAGAQNPEFVRKPNLDELLEIHEIAPARLFSIAPCVENACEVIAGAKAKGIHSSAAHTEATYAQVMDAKDAGLTHLTHYGNAMTGLHHREIGMVGAGLIDDDLKIELICDGIHLAPDFLKTIFKLKPIEQLIMITDSMAGSWIENGECQLGGLDVIVENNVARLKEGGALAGSALRYDQGVGLVADLIDLPLTEIVKATSWNQAQSLGLENHGKIEPGFTGDIAILDKSFHSVATFVDGEQRF from the coding sequence ATGAGCACTCTCATCAAAAATACACACATCATCTCCCCGGAGGTCGAAATCGAGAACGGCGCCATTCTTATCGAGAACGGAGTCATCAAGGCTGTATTCAAAGCAGGCGATTCACTGCCTGACGCCGATACCGTTTATGATGCTGAAGGTAATTATTCCTTCCCAGGCTTCATCGATATCCACGCTCACGGTGCAGATACCAAAGACGTGTGTGATAACGACGTAGAGAGCATCCGCCACATCGCCAAGAAGAAGCTTGAGGAAGGTGTCACTACCTGGCTCCCAACTACCCTCACCCAGCCACAGGCCAAGCTCCTTGAGATCGCTGGCAAGTGCGCTGAGTACATGGCTAAGCAAGAGTTCGCCAAGACTCCAGGTCTTCACGTTGAGGGTCCATTCATCAATGTTTCCAAGGCAGGAGCTCAGAACCCTGAGTTCGTCCGCAAGCCCAACCTCGACGAGCTACTCGAAATCCATGAGATCGCCCCGGCTCGCCTCTTCTCCATCGCACCTTGCGTAGAGAACGCCTGTGAAGTGATCGCTGGCGCCAAGGCCAAAGGCATCCATTCTTCTGCAGCCCACACGGAAGCCACCTACGCTCAGGTCATGGACGCTAAGGACGCTGGTCTAACCCACCTCACCCACTACGGCAATGCTATGACTGGCCTTCACCACCGTGAAATCGGCATGGTCGGCGCCGGACTGATCGATGATGATCTGAAGATCGAACTCATCTGTGACGGCATCCACCTTGCCCCGGACTTCCTCAAGACAATCTTCAAGCTCAAGCCAATCGAGCAGCTCATCATGATCACCGACTCCATGGCTGGTTCCTGGATCGAAAACGGCGAGTGCCAGCTCGGCGGTCTCGACGTGATCGTAGAGAACAACGTGGCACGCCTCAAGGAAGGTGGTGCTCTAGCAGGCTCCGCTCTTCGCTACGATCAAGGTGTAGGCCTCGTCGCTGACCTCATCGATCTCCCACTGACAGAGATCGTCAAGGCCACTTCTTGGAACCAGGCTCAGTCTCTCGGACTTGAGAACCACGGCAAGATCGAGCCAGGCTTCACTGGTGACATCGCCATCCTCGACAAGAGCTTCCACTCCGTCGCCACCTTCGTCGACGGTGAGCAGCGTTTCTAA